A region of Subdoligranulum variabile DNA encodes the following proteins:
- a CDS encoding beta-galactosidase: MQREKLLHGGDYNPEQWLDRPDILAQDVVMMKQAHVNVVTLGVFSWSLLEPREGEYHLDWLADIIHNLYSNGIFTILATPSAARPAWMAQKYPEVRRVRSDRTRELFRRRQNYCYTSPLYREKVRAIDEQLARRFGEDPAVILWHISNEMGGDCHCPLCQAEFRRWLQRRYGSLGALNKAWNARFWSHDYTDWEQIESPAPQGEDAVQGLLLDWKRFVSSRHIDFFKFERDCVRALAPKARFTANLMYRFHDIDYHDLARELDVVSWDNYPTWHKATETVEQTALDTAMMHDLFYSLKGKPFLMMESSPSFTNWQPVTKQKKPGMAMLSALQAVAHGSDSVCYFQWRASRGAEEKFHGSVVGHDGRSDTRIFRETSQVGAALEELACAAGRQRPRQAALVHDWPNLWAMEGSSGPRNCGMGYWKELACHYNALARAGITVDLIGQDADLTGYGLVVVPMLYLLREDFAAKLCDFARAGGTVVVSQWTGVVDESDLCRLGDTPYGLTELLGLRRAEIDGLYDGETRRCQPVENAPLPLPATQASVLCEVAVLDEASPATPLLLYGEDYFADAPAAAVHPYGQGRAYYLASRFTPDFYQAFYNALTEEAGLEAAAPVPLPDGVLATRREGLLFVQNCNPAPVQALGVELPAYGTAVWQTNAGELRRML, translated from the coding sequence ATGCAGAGAGAAAAGCTTCTTCATGGTGGAGATTATAATCCCGAACAGTGGTTGGATCGGCCGGATATTCTGGCACAGGATGTTGTCATGATGAAACAGGCACATGTGAATGTGGTCACCCTGGGGGTGTTTTCCTGGTCGCTGCTGGAACCTCGGGAAGGGGAATACCATCTGGACTGGCTGGCGGATATCATCCACAATCTGTATTCCAACGGTATCTTCACCATTCTGGCCACCCCCAGTGCGGCGCGACCTGCCTGGATGGCACAAAAATACCCCGAAGTTCGCAGAGTGCGCAGCGACCGCACGCGGGAACTGTTCCGCCGTCGGCAGAATTACTGCTATACCTCACCCCTCTACCGGGAAAAGGTGCGAGCCATCGACGAACAACTGGCCCGCCGTTTTGGTGAAGACCCGGCTGTGATTTTGTGGCACATCTCCAATGAGATGGGCGGCGACTGTCACTGCCCGCTCTGCCAGGCGGAGTTCCGCCGTTGGCTGCAGCGCCGGTACGGCAGCCTGGGAGCGCTGAACAAGGCATGGAACGCACGTTTCTGGAGCCATGACTACACCGACTGGGAACAGATCGAAAGCCCTGCGCCCCAGGGGGAGGATGCGGTGCAGGGGTTGCTGCTGGACTGGAAACGGTTTGTCAGCAGCCGCCATATCGACTTTTTCAAATTTGAGCGGGATTGTGTGCGAGCCCTGGCCCCCAAGGCTCGGTTTACCGCCAACCTGATGTACCGCTTCCACGATATCGACTACCATGACCTGGCCAGAGAGCTGGATGTAGTCAGCTGGGACAACTATCCCACCTGGCACAAGGCCACCGAGACGGTGGAACAGACCGCGCTGGATACGGCCATGATGCATGACCTGTTCTACTCCTTGAAAGGCAAGCCTTTCCTGATGATGGAGTCCAGCCCCAGCTTTACCAACTGGCAGCCGGTGACCAAACAGAAGAAGCCCGGCATGGCGATGCTCAGTGCCCTGCAGGCAGTGGCCCATGGGTCGGACAGCGTCTGTTACTTCCAGTGGCGTGCCAGCCGTGGTGCAGAGGAAAAATTCCACGGTTCGGTGGTGGGGCATGATGGCCGTTCCGATACCCGGATCTTCCGCGAAACCAGCCAGGTAGGCGCCGCACTGGAGGAACTGGCCTGTGCAGCGGGCCGCCAGCGGCCCCGTCAGGCGGCCCTGGTCCATGACTGGCCCAACCTCTGGGCCATGGAGGGGTCCAGCGGCCCCCGCAACTGTGGCATGGGTTATTGGAAGGAACTGGCCTGTCATTACAACGCTTTGGCTCGCGCCGGCATCACGGTGGACCTGATCGGCCAGGATGCCGACCTGACCGGCTACGGCCTGGTGGTGGTGCCGATGCTCTATCTGCTGCGGGAGGATTTTGCCGCAAAGCTCTGTGACTTTGCCCGTGCCGGCGGTACGGTGGTGGTCAGCCAGTGGACCGGCGTGGTGGACGAAAGCGATCTCTGCCGCCTGGGGGACACTCCGTACGGTCTGACCGAACTGCTGGGGCTTCGCCGTGCCGAGATCGACGGCCTGTACGATGGGGAGACCCGTCGTTGCCAGCCTGTGGAAAACGCACCGCTGCCGCTGCCTGCCACCCAGGCCAGCGTACTGTGTGAAGTTGCGGTGCTGGATGAAGCATCGCCCGCCACACCGCTGCTGCTCTACGGGGAGGACTACTTTGCCGACGCGCCCGCCGCTGCCGTGCACCCCTACGGCCAGGGCCGGGCCTACTACCTGGCCAGCCGCTTCACGCCGGATTTTTACCAGGCATTCTATAACGCCCTGACCGAGGAAGCCGGGCTGGAAGCGGCGGCTCCGGTGCCGTTACCCGACGGTGTGCTGGCCACCCGGCGGGAGGGTCTGCTGTTTGTGCAGAACTGTAATCCTGCGCCGGTGCAAGCGCTGGGAGTGGAGCTGCCCGCTTACGGTACGGCGGTCTGGCAGACCAATGCCGGGGAACTCCGGCGAATGCTATGA
- a CDS encoding sugar ABC transporter permease, translating into MTQVMTASTQKQLRQGKIRRGVGSVLRHLVLAILAAVWLVPIVWLLVTSFSSYRGINITTFFPESYTLDNYIDVLFHPDSVAQFPQWFANTFVVACFNCVISTCFVLMVAYAFSCCRFKSRRLLQNLSVTVNLFPGVLAMIAVYFVLRYLNLTNSYAGLIMVYAGSSGLGYLICKGFFDTVPASLREAAKLDGASEARIFLQVVIPMSRPILVYTIINSFMMPWTDFVMAKMILNSGVSSDWTVAIGLYNMLSRTLVNNYFALFCAGGVLVSIPISVLFVIMQKFYVEGITSGADKG; encoded by the coding sequence TTGACGCAGGTTATGACAGCTTCCACCCAAAAGCAGCTGCGCCAGGGCAAAATCCGGCGCGGTGTGGGCAGCGTCCTTCGCCATCTGGTGCTGGCTATTCTGGCGGCGGTCTGGCTGGTGCCCATCGTCTGGCTGCTGGTCACTTCCTTCTCCAGCTATCGCGGTATCAACATCACCACTTTTTTTCCGGAAAGTTATACCCTGGACAATTACATCGACGTGTTGTTCCATCCTGACAGTGTGGCACAGTTCCCGCAGTGGTTTGCCAATACCTTTGTTGTGGCTTGCTTCAATTGCGTGATCTCTACCTGCTTTGTGCTGATGGTTGCCTACGCATTCAGCTGCTGCCGATTCAAGAGCCGCCGCCTGCTGCAGAATCTCTCGGTCACCGTCAACCTGTTCCCCGGCGTACTGGCCATGATTGCCGTCTACTTCGTGCTGCGGTATCTGAACCTGACCAACTCCTACGCCGGTCTGATCATGGTGTATGCCGGGTCCTCTGGCCTGGGCTACCTGATCTGCAAGGGATTCTTCGATACGGTACCTGCTTCCCTGCGGGAGGCCGCCAAGCTGGATGGTGCGTCGGAAGCGCGCATCTTTTTGCAGGTGGTCATTCCCATGTCCCGTCCGATCCTGGTCTATACCATCATCAATTCCTTCATGATGCCCTGGACCGACTTCGTTATGGCCAAGATGATCCTCAATTCGGGTGTCAGCTCGGACTGGACGGTGGCTATCGGCTTGTACAACATGCTTTCCCGCACACTGGTCAACAATTATTTTGCACTGTTCTGTGCCGGTGGTGTGCTGGTATCCATTCCCATTTCGGTCCTGTTCGTCATTATGCAGAAATTCTACGTGGAAGGCATTACTTCCGGCGCGGACAAGGGCTGA
- a CDS encoding extracellular solute-binding protein gives MKKQLSLAMAAAMALSLAACGASQSGSAAETASTSDATTEAAASWGDVTLTMWGAEEDQTMLREMADAFIEENKDKGNITINIGACSESDTKDNILTDPTAAADVFAFADDQLNELVAAGALQEVSLNADDVKSRNLEGSVEAASLNGKLYAYPMTADNGYFLYYDSSVISPEDAQTVDGILAAAAAAGRTFDMTINDGWYIYSFFAGAGLQATLAEDGVNTVCNWNEEPGADVAQAIMDIASNSAFVCASDADIVSGIENGTVCAAVSGTWNANVAQEKWGENYAAAKLPTYTLNGEQVQMSSFAGYKLVGVNPHSANVGVAMMLADYITNEANQQKRFEVRNLGPSNINVNASEAVQAAPAIAALAAQSDYADLQRVGTNYWDPAASLGQILVSGDTQGKTTQQLVDDAVAGITAPVAQ, from the coding sequence ATGAAAAAGCAATTGAGCCTGGCCATGGCTGCTGCCATGGCGCTGTCGCTGGCCGCTTGCGGCGCAAGCCAGAGCGGATCGGCCGCTGAAACTGCCTCCACCAGCGATGCCACCACTGAGGCGGCTGCCAGCTGGGGTGATGTAACACTGACCATGTGGGGCGCAGAGGAAGATCAGACCATGCTGCGCGAGATGGCCGATGCTTTTATTGAAGAAAATAAAGACAAGGGCAACATCACCATCAATATCGGTGCTTGCTCTGAGTCCGATACCAAGGACAATATTCTGACCGACCCCACCGCCGCTGCGGATGTTTTTGCCTTCGCCGATGACCAGCTCAACGAGCTGGTGGCCGCCGGCGCCCTGCAGGAAGTTTCCCTCAACGCCGACGATGTGAAGAGCCGCAATCTGGAAGGCTCTGTGGAGGCAGCCTCCCTCAACGGCAAGCTCTATGCCTACCCCATGACCGCCGACAACGGCTACTTCTTGTACTACGACAGCAGCGTTATCAGCCCGGAGGATGCCCAGACGGTGGACGGCATCCTGGCCGCCGCAGCCGCCGCCGGTCGTACCTTTGATATGACGATCAACGACGGCTGGTACATTTACAGCTTCTTTGCCGGTGCTGGCCTGCAGGCGACCCTGGCCGAAGATGGCGTTAACACCGTCTGCAACTGGAACGAGGAACCTGGCGCCGATGTGGCCCAGGCCATCATGGACATTGCGTCCAACAGCGCTTTTGTCTGTGCCTCCGATGCCGACATCGTTTCCGGCATTGAAAACGGCACTGTCTGCGCTGCCGTCAGCGGTACCTGGAACGCCAACGTGGCCCAGGAAAAGTGGGGCGAGAACTACGCCGCCGCCAAGCTGCCCACCTACACCCTCAACGGCGAGCAGGTCCAGATGAGTTCTTTCGCCGGCTACAAGCTGGTGGGTGTCAACCCCCACAGCGCCAACGTAGGCGTAGCCATGATGCTGGCGGACTACATCACCAATGAGGCCAACCAGCAGAAGCGCTTTGAAGTGCGCAACCTGGGCCCCTCCAACATCAATGTAAACGCTTCCGAGGCAGTCCAGGCCGCTCCCGCCATCGCCGCCCTGGCCGCTCAGAGTGATTACGCGGATCTGCAGCGCGTGGGCACCAACTATTGGGATCCCGCTGCCAGCCTGGGCCAGATCCTGGTCTCCGGCGACACGCAGGGCAAGACCACTCAGCAGCTGGTGGATGATGCCGTAGCCGGCATTACCGCTCCGGTGGCTCAGTAA
- a CDS encoding helix-turn-helix domain-containing protein, translated as MKIGVKIRQIRQHRHMTQRELGEKIGLGKNGANRIAQYEMGYRTPKRDQLNKIAHALNVPEEMLSLEAEETLQALIHNLLWLDQDDTTLIELSFRNKENCPRPYKQTQKGCVAIVIHDEAVQNFLTAWSTEKSLFEAGAITQEDYFEWKITMT; from the coding sequence ATGAAAATCGGGGTAAAGATTCGCCAAATTCGTCAACACCGGCACATGACGCAACGTGAGTTAGGAGAGAAGATTGGATTGGGAAAGAACGGGGCAAATCGTATAGCCCAATATGAAATGGGGTATCGAACACCCAAACGTGACCAACTCAATAAAATAGCTCATGCTTTGAACGTACCGGAGGAAATGCTTTCCTTGGAAGCGGAGGAAACGTTGCAGGCATTGATCCACAATCTGCTTTGGTTAGATCAGGACGATACCACCCTTATTGAATTGTCTTTTCGAAACAAAGAAAACTGTCCAAGACCTTACAAACAGACACAAAAAGGCTGCGTAGCCATTGTAATACACGATGAAGCAGTCCAAAATTTCCTTACAGCCTGGAGCACCGAAAAGTCACTCTTTGAGGCTGGAGCAATAACTCAAGAGGATTACTTCGAATGGAAAATAACCATGACATAG
- a CDS encoding Ig-like domain-containing protein has protein sequence MQTGSVAPKKVESADNPVLTVEAGSDGTAAVTLPDATTVYYSDGTSETASVVWETAGLDLNTLPTGSYTVQGTVTVTPADTPVTVEVHCTLTVIYPNLLENPGFENGSAGYTFSENWPGNGVTEKEPGNLHSGRRYLHFYSAAARTVTVQHDPVTLQPGQYTFTLYMQGEGGFRPDLRDRCGWQ, from the coding sequence ATGCAAACCGGCTCGGTGGCACCTAAAAAGGTGGAAAGTGCCGACAACCCGGTTCTTACGGTGGAGGCAGGTAGCGACGGCACCGCTGCTGTCACCCTGCCGGACGCCACTACTGTGTATTACAGCGACGGTACCAGCGAGACAGCCTCCGTGGTATGGGAAACTGCCGGGCTGGATCTGAACACTCTGCCGACGGGCAGCTATACTGTGCAGGGTACTGTAACGGTAACACCCGCCGATACCCCTGTGACGGTGGAAGTTCATTGCACGCTGACTGTCATTTACCCCAACCTGCTGGAAAATCCCGGTTTTGAGAATGGGAGTGCCGGATATACCTTTTCAGAAAACTGGCCGGGCAACGGGGTTACGGAAAAGGAACCCGGTAACCTGCACAGCGGCAGACGGTATCTTCATTTCTATTCTGCGGCTGCACGCACTGTCACTGTGCAGCATGACCCGGTGACGCTGCAGCCCGGACAGTACACGTTTACCCTCTACATGCAGGGGGAGGGGGGCTTCCGGCCGGATCTCCGTGACCGATGCGGATGGCAGTGA
- a CDS encoding LacI family DNA-binding transcriptional regulator, producing the protein MQGDSISIEEIAKALGVSKTTVSRALSGKGRISEATRSRVRAYVASTGAAPTVRARWSEKTATHNLTMIIPPHFVHLDLPFLRKCMGGISMMAAQRGYDLLLCYASASDTSQLERQLSNRKTDGVILSRAMEDDPCLDLLQQYRVPYVVIGRCEDTSIPQVDNDQVGASYEMTRLLLRLGARRIALIVGTNTYTVNIDRMRGYLRALPEFGVPEDRRLIQDGVESIAQRSDALEAVLDQHPDCLLCGDDRLAFDVMQALHARHIRVPQDLQVASLYDSELLLNTVPNVSAVQFDAERLGASACRMLLDILAGKQINTRQVEGYQVILRDSTH; encoded by the coding sequence ATGCAGGGAGATTCTATCTCCATTGAGGAAATTGCCAAAGCATTGGGGGTATCCAAAACAACTGTATCCCGTGCGTTGTCCGGCAAGGGCCGCATCAGTGAAGCCACCCGCAGCCGGGTGCGGGCTTATGTGGCCAGTACCGGTGCGGCGCCTACCGTGCGCGCCCGCTGGAGCGAGAAAACCGCTACCCATAACCTGACTATGATCATCCCGCCGCATTTTGTTCATTTGGACCTGCCGTTTCTTCGCAAATGTATGGGCGGTATCAGCATGATGGCAGCCCAGCGGGGCTACGATCTGCTGCTGTGCTATGCCAGCGCTTCCGACACCAGCCAGCTGGAACGGCAGCTCTCCAATCGTAAAACCGATGGCGTGATTCTTTCCCGTGCCATGGAGGACGATCCCTGCCTGGACCTGCTGCAGCAATACCGCGTACCCTATGTGGTCATTGGCCGGTGTGAGGATACGTCTATTCCTCAGGTAGACAACGATCAGGTGGGGGCATCCTACGAGATGACCCGGCTGCTGTTGAGGCTGGGGGCCCGGCGCATTGCACTGATCGTGGGAACCAACACCTATACGGTCAACATCGACCGTATGCGGGGATATTTACGGGCACTGCCGGAGTTCGGCGTCCCGGAAGATCGCCGCCTGATACAGGACGGTGTGGAAAGCATAGCCCAGCGTTCCGACGCACTGGAGGCGGTGCTGGATCAGCATCCCGACTGCCTGTTGTGCGGCGATGACCGGCTGGCTTTTGATGTGATGCAGGCGCTGCACGCCCGGCATATCCGGGTGCCGCAGGATCTGCAGGTGGCCAGCCTGTATGACAGTGAACTCCTGCTGAACACGGTTCCCAATGTGTCGGCGGTGCAGTTTGATGCCGAGCGACTGGGGGCATCAGCCTGCCGTATGCTGCTGGACATCTTGGCCGGCAAACAGATCAATACTCGCCAGGTGGAAGGGTATCAGGTCATTTTGCGGGATTCCACTCACTAA
- a CDS encoding M23 family metallopeptidase — MNELDWRTESQTQVMEQTNEEGEAENTTITETVLIIELTHHTPEEMRETYHFTDRQNEYLTLLSSEDTAPLWGELLGGFVQGSGELMTPGMDTVFADGALQWPLPVAGTITSPQGYRTDPITGEISYHSGTDIAVPEGTPILAAAAGTVTIANATDSWGGSYGYYVKIDHSGGLTTLYAHCSSICVTAGQQVDAGQVIAYVGHMGRATGSHLHWEIRQNGTGITSGA, encoded by the coding sequence ATGAACGAACTGGACTGGCGCACCGAAAGCCAAACCCAGGTGATGGAACAAACAAATGAGGAAGGCGAGGCAGAAAACACAACCATCACCGAAACCGTTCTGATCATTGAACTGACCCACCATACACCGGAAGAAATGCGGGAGACCTATCACTTTACAGACCGGCAGAACGAATACCTGACGCTGCTTTCCAGTGAGGATACCGCACCCCTTTGGGGAGAACTGTTGGGCGGTTTTGTGCAGGGAAGTGGGGAACTCATGACTCCCGGTATGGATACTGTTTTCGCGGACGGAGCCCTCCAATGGCCACTGCCGGTGGCGGGAACGATCACCTCGCCGCAAGGCTACCGCACAGACCCCATTACTGGTGAGATCAGCTACCATAGCGGTACCGACATCGCTGTCCCGGAGGGTACACCAATTCTGGCTGCTGCAGCTGGTACCGTGACCATTGCCAACGCCACAGATAGTTGGGGAGGTAGCTACGGGTACTATGTCAAAATCGACCACAGCGGCGGACTCACCACCCTCTATGCTCATTGTTCCAGCATCTGTGTCACTGCAGGGCAGCAGGTAGATGCCGGTCAGGTGATTGCTTATGTGGGGCATATGGGAAGGGCTACCGGTAGTCACCTTCACTGGGAGATACGTCAAAATGGAACAGGAATCACATCCGGTGCCTAA
- a CDS encoding carbohydrate ABC transporter permease, which produces MAFEAPLRTDGKEPNFLQKFGHALVHGDIFTKLSFLIWGLGYIGHGQLIKAVLVTLVQGLGLYYLGVAGIPNLMKFGTLGTVQMEMVFNPATMKNEVNNYDNSFAILLLSVIALVVIVALLASAMAVVTSNYQLQRIRQAGKKTNSFGQDIRVYLNEKFYVTLLTLPVLGVVIFTIIPLFILIAVAFTNYDQQHMPPNSLFTWVGMTNFLTLFGGGQALSLTFGYAFGKILVWTLVWAFFATFTNFFGGVFLAMFINDRKTKLPKLWRTLFIITIAVPQFVTLLLVRNFFSDNGIFNTMMANLGVTELLRNAGLIGANMEYIPFLTNAGWAQVMIILINIWVGVPYQMLIATGVLMNIPGDMLEAARIDGANPVQMFFSIKLPYLLSVQGPALVTDFVKNINNFNVIYLLTQDVYVTTDQAMAASSAKEVDLLVTWLFRLTQEQYNYKMAAVIGIMVFIICAVFTVVCFRFINKKEATFS; this is translated from the coding sequence ATGGCTTTTGAAGCGCCGCTGCGTACAGACGGCAAAGAACCCAACTTCCTGCAAAAATTCGGCCATGCGTTGGTTCACGGTGACATCTTCACCAAACTGTCCTTCCTCATCTGGGGGCTTGGCTACATCGGCCACGGTCAGCTGATCAAGGCGGTGCTGGTCACGCTGGTGCAGGGGCTCGGCCTTTACTACCTGGGCGTGGCAGGCATTCCCAACCTGATGAAATTCGGTACGCTGGGCACCGTCCAGATGGAAATGGTCTTCAACCCGGCGACCATGAAAAACGAAGTCAACAATTATGATAACTCCTTTGCCATTCTGCTGCTCAGCGTTATTGCCCTGGTGGTTATCGTGGCGCTGCTGGCATCGGCTATGGCGGTGGTAACTTCCAACTATCAACTGCAAAGAATCCGTCAGGCCGGCAAAAAGACCAACAGCTTCGGCCAGGATATCCGCGTCTACCTGAACGAGAAGTTCTACGTCACCTTGTTGACGCTGCCGGTACTGGGCGTGGTGATCTTCACCATCATACCGCTTTTCATCCTCATTGCGGTGGCCTTCACCAACTATGACCAGCAGCATATGCCGCCCAACTCGCTGTTTACCTGGGTGGGTATGACCAACTTCCTCACCCTGTTCGGCGGCGGGCAGGCGCTCTCCCTTACCTTTGGGTATGCCTTCGGCAAGATCCTGGTCTGGACGCTGGTATGGGCGTTCTTTGCCACCTTCACCAACTTCTTCGGCGGTGTTTTTCTGGCCATGTTCATCAATGACCGAAAAACCAAGCTGCCCAAGCTGTGGCGTACGCTTTTTATCATCACCATTGCGGTGCCCCAGTTCGTCACCCTGCTGCTGGTGCGCAACTTCTTCAGCGACAACGGCATCTTCAACACCATGATGGCCAACCTCGGTGTCACCGAACTGCTGCGCAATGCCGGCCTGATCGGCGCCAACATGGAGTACATTCCTTTCCTGACCAATGCGGGCTGGGCACAGGTGATGATTATTCTTATCAACATCTGGGTAGGCGTGCCCTACCAGATGCTCATTGCCACCGGTGTGCTGATGAACATTCCCGGCGATATGCTGGAAGCCGCCCGCATTGACGGTGCCAACCCCGTGCAGATGTTCTTCTCCATCAAGCTGCCGTACCTGCTCAGCGTACAGGGCCCGGCGCTGGTCACCGACTTTGTAAAGAACATCAACAATTTCAACGTCATCTATCTGCTCACCCAGGATGTCTATGTAACCACCGACCAGGCCATGGCTGCCTCCAGCGCCAAGGAAGTGGACCTGCTGGTGACTTGGCTGTTCCGCCTGACACAGGAGCAGTACAACTACAAGATGGCCGCCGTCATCGGCATTATGGTCTTTATCATCTGCGCCGTATTTACGGTGGTATGTTTCCGCTTTATCAATAAGAAGGAGGCGACGTTCTCTTGA
- a CDS encoding RES domain-containing protein — protein sequence MDKLLELLGRYKCHLRRDDQSTADLLEENFQQYVNDLSTSINPSDNPLVGSNMCEMIYDKLPEIEQNAKDLVQVLRFYCNGNIRDASNLAFLVFSKMKPQLMQRYSGAPITETYFRIRKIGDIPFPLIRKELFHIPKSKNHLIGAERYSTAGYPCLYLASQPELAWYECNCPKKFAIAKFFIPQEPNYFLKFIDFSEKLVTLSHSFHTWFINETEKLEVQKYLLKHIYSYPLRAACSVSTKYPNAQFHEEYIVPQLLLNWVRNNAEFDGIRYESSSNNENVRYAGAHNLVLVTKTFDSDGYDEKLRGCIKLTLPKAYDISNFSGNDPYLWPLCPEENDYNYI from the coding sequence ATGGATAAATTACTAGAACTTCTCGGTCGATATAAATGTCATTTAAGAAGAGATGATCAAAGTACCGCGGACTTGCTCGAAGAGAACTTTCAGCAGTATGTAAACGACTTAAGCACTTCGATAAATCCTTCAGATAACCCTCTTGTTGGTTCTAATATGTGTGAAATGATTTATGATAAGTTACCTGAGATTGAACAAAACGCAAAAGATTTAGTTCAAGTGCTAAGGTTTTACTGCAATGGAAATATCCGCGATGCGTCTAATTTGGCCTTTCTTGTTTTCTCTAAAATGAAGCCTCAATTAATGCAACGTTATTCTGGTGCGCCTATCACAGAGACCTACTTTCGAATTCGTAAGATTGGTGATATACCTTTTCCTCTTATACGAAAAGAGCTTTTTCATATACCAAAAAGTAAAAACCACCTAATCGGAGCAGAACGTTACAGTACCGCCGGGTACCCGTGCTTATACTTGGCTTCTCAACCAGAGCTTGCATGGTATGAATGTAATTGTCCTAAAAAATTTGCAATCGCAAAGTTTTTTATTCCGCAGGAACCAAACTACTTTCTGAAATTCATCGACTTTTCAGAGAAACTCGTTACTTTGTCGCATAGCTTTCATACGTGGTTTATCAACGAAACAGAAAAACTTGAAGTTCAGAAATATTTGTTAAAGCACATTTACTCGTATCCTTTAAGAGCTGCTTGCTCAGTTTCAACCAAGTATCCAAATGCACAGTTTCATGAGGAATATATTGTTCCTCAGCTTCTTTTAAATTGGGTACGCAATAATGCCGAATTTGACGGCATAAGATACGAGTCTAGCTCTAATAACGAAAATGTACGCTATGCTGGTGCGCACAACCTTGTGCTGGTAACAAAAACTTTCGACTCGGACGGATACGATGAGAAATTACGTGGATGCATAAAATTGACTTTGCCTAAGGCATATGATATTTCCAATTTCAGTGGAAATGATCCCTATTTATGGCCTCTATGCCCCGAGGAGAATGATTATAATTACATCTAA
- a CDS encoding ParM/StbA family protein — protein sequence MNIGIDHGYYAIKTRHCSFPAGLTAYGRHEPYTRQGLLEFGGCFFVCGTGRQPIQRDKTINDNYYLLTMAALAQEIRSRGAPTECTVRIAAGLPLTSYGRDKPKFRSYLLRPSQPVQFCYEGVEYSITIADVQLFPQGFAALMAEPDLLTDEPSLLLMDIGGWTVDLMRIDNALPVAETAHSLELGMIRCIDEIRERVRQETGLSLTDAQIEQMLAGQPCSLADEVRSIVNKQGRLYTERLFSAVMEAGFDLHAMPLVMLGGGACIVTWIGCAPSFGI from the coding sequence ATGAACATTGGCATCGATCACGGCTATTATGCCATCAAGACGCGGCATTGTTCTTTCCCAGCCGGTCTTACAGCCTACGGCAGACACGAACCTTACACCCGCCAAGGACTCCTTGAGTTCGGCGGGTGTTTTTTTGTTTGCGGAACCGGACGGCAGCCGATCCAGCGGGACAAAACCATCAACGACAACTACTACCTGCTGACGATGGCTGCATTGGCGCAAGAAATCCGCAGCCGGGGCGCGCCCACCGAGTGCACGGTTCGAATCGCGGCGGGGCTGCCGCTGACCAGCTATGGCCGGGACAAGCCGAAGTTTCGCAGCTATCTGCTTCGGCCTTCCCAGCCGGTCCAGTTCTGCTACGAAGGCGTGGAATATAGCATCACCATCGCGGATGTGCAACTGTTTCCCCAGGGCTTTGCGGCCCTGATGGCTGAGCCGGATCTGCTGACTGATGAACCGTCGCTGCTGCTCATGGACATCGGCGGTTGGACGGTGGATCTGATGCGGATCGACAATGCCCTGCCGGTAGCGGAAACGGCTCATAGCCTGGAACTGGGGATGATCCGCTGCATCGATGAAATCCGGGAGCGGGTCCGTCAGGAAACCGGACTTTCGCTCACCGATGCCCAGATCGAACAGATGCTGGCGGGCCAGCCCTGCAGCCTGGCGGATGAGGTACGCAGCATCGTGAACAAACAGGGCCGGCTGTATACCGAGCGTTTGTTCTCCGCAGTCATGGAAGCGGGCTTCGACCTTCATGCGATGCCTCTGGTCATGTTGGGTGGTGGGGCCTGTATCGTAACGTGGATCGGCTGCGCACCGTCCTTTGGGATATGA